A genomic region of Jeotgalibaca ciconiae contains the following coding sequences:
- a CDS encoding helix-turn-helix domain-containing protein — translation MWGLISSKDQRSYKIIEILYNSDEPITINTLANETNSSVRTVKYELDDLRKNLENQQGKIISSPEGITLQLPPYMGIDFFQRKLLASSLGFQLLEIIFFNEQLSNKDIEKMLFISSSSLSRLTNTIKNELGSYGLSLEMNPFRVVGKEKLVRSFYSSYFKERYTINDWPFERVNRDLLSEILSIGFNYYNANPDSTDSFQLLILFAVGITRAFNGYPQKPSISRSTATQNRQFQTYSQYIKEIAVKTKTSPEDLQVYFNELRSWKYLLKLKNLDEQNNPETVEEENYLEIKNLLEMLGYLFELPVRENTYLIVEINSALDFYASFSLQRAGKRYILFKPRDYFLVEEFKNNYPLFYNCVANQFKKICRNREIDASSVAIENLVHQLLSKWEGLTSSLFYKFHPCKILLYSHYHLYHAKNIAEELSSLLGRAITVEIHKEKMITKETLAQYNFDILATTTTILMDIDQPVYFIHRKKLTLNTNTLDELIHSCIQKQKDTYRRNVIKKAEELKIDLSKQ, via the coding sequence ATGTGGGGATTAATTTCTTCAAAAGATCAAAGAAGTTATAAAATAATAGAAATTTTATACAATTCTGATGAGCCAATAACCATCAATACTTTAGCAAATGAAACCAATTCTTCGGTAAGAACAGTTAAATACGAACTGGATGATTTACGAAAAAACCTAGAAAATCAACAAGGAAAAATAATTTCTTCTCCTGAAGGGATTACTTTGCAGTTGCCACCCTACATGGGGATTGATTTTTTTCAACGTAAGTTGTTAGCCTCGTCTCTTGGTTTTCAGCTATTGGAAATTATTTTTTTTAATGAACAACTTTCTAATAAAGATATTGAAAAAATGCTTTTTATCAGCTCTTCTTCCTTAAGTCGATTGACGAACACAATAAAAAATGAACTGGGTTCATATGGACTTTCGTTAGAGATGAATCCTTTTCGTGTAGTAGGAAAAGAGAAACTAGTAAGGAGTTTTTATTCGAGTTATTTTAAAGAGCGATATACAATTAACGATTGGCCTTTTGAAAGAGTGAACCGAGATTTGTTAAGTGAGATACTTAGTATTGGCTTTAATTATTATAATGCTAACCCAGATTCAACGGATTCTTTTCAATTATTAATCTTATTTGCGGTAGGTATCACTCGAGCATTTAATGGGTATCCACAAAAACCTTCCATCTCTCGATCTACTGCAACTCAGAATAGACAGTTCCAAACGTATTCCCAGTATATAAAAGAAATTGCCGTGAAAACGAAAACTTCCCCGGAAGATTTACAAGTTTATTTCAATGAATTGCGTTCATGGAAATATCTTTTAAAATTAAAAAATCTAGATGAACAAAATAATCCGGAGACGGTTGAAGAAGAAAACTATCTTGAAATTAAAAATCTACTTGAAATGCTTGGTTATTTATTTGAACTTCCTGTAAGAGAGAATACTTATTTGATTGTGGAAATTAATAGCGCACTTGATTTTTATGCTAGTTTTTCTTTACAAAGAGCTGGTAAAAGATACATTCTTTTTAAACCCCGAGATTATTTTTTAGTTGAAGAATTCAAAAATAATTATCCTTTATTTTATAATTGTGTAGCTAATCAATTTAAAAAAATATGCCGAAATAGAGAAATTGATGCTTCCTCTGTGGCAATAGAAAATTTAGTACATCAGCTGCTTTCTAAATGGGAGGGATTGACATCATCATTATTCTATAAGTTTCATCCATGTAAAATACTTCTCTACAGTCATTATCATCTGTACCATGCTAAAAATATCGCAGAAGAATTATCATCTTTGTTAGGAAGAGCGATTACTGTTGAAATTCATAAGGAAAAAATGATTACAAAAGAAACATTGGCTCAATACAATTTTGATATTTTAGCAACCACGACGACTATTTTAATGGATATTGATCAACCGGTTTATTTTATTCATAGGAAAAAACTTACTCTAAATACAAATACTTTGGATGAACTCATTCACAGTTGTATTCAAAAACAAAAAGATACATACAGAAGAAATGTAATAAAAAAAGCCGAAGAACTAAAAATAGACTTGTCGAAACAATAA
- a CDS encoding M3 family oligoendopeptidase produces the protein MKFSEYEYNRPSFDNYKMNAQQAIRKIVEAQDADEAVSGVTQMTNLISDADKQGQIAYIRHTINTKDEFYEKEINYWDEYSPLFEEINSEYYKAILDSKYRESLETVLPGQYFKMAEYRLKTFSPEVISLLQKENELGSTYNKLIASAQIDFDGKTLNLSQLGPYQQSTDRAVRKEAFEANFGFFKENEEKIDDIYDQLVKVRDQIAKKLGYKDFVELGYIRMERYDYNREMVQVYRNQVLNEVVPVVNKLYKRQAKRIGVDDLQYYDLSLEFLNGNAKPKGDPSYIMEMGKKMYHELSSETGHFIDYMYEHELLDLETKEGKSSGGYCTFIPEYDSPFIFANFNGTSGDIDVLTHEAGHAFQVFQSRWIKQPELVFPTSESAEIHSMSMEFFTYPWMELFFKEETEKYKFSHLAGALQFLPYGVLVDHFQHEVYEKPEMTPAERKAVWRKLEKMYNPHKDYSESPFLEQGTFWFRQGHIFDTPFYYIDYTLAQVLAFQFWKRAIHDQDVDAWSDYLAICEVGGTKSFLELVELANLKSPFEEGSLTDVVKAIADVLEAIDDSQL, from the coding sequence ATGAAGTTTTCTGAATATGAATACAATCGACCAAGTTTTGATAATTATAAAATGAATGCGCAACAAGCAATTAGAAAAATTGTTGAAGCGCAAGACGCTGACGAAGCAGTAAGTGGTGTTACACAAATGACAAACTTAATTTCTGATGCTGATAAGCAAGGACAAATTGCTTATATTCGCCATACAATCAATACGAAAGACGAATTTTATGAAAAAGAAATCAATTATTGGGATGAATATTCTCCCTTATTTGAAGAAATTAACAGTGAATACTACAAAGCTATTTTAGATTCAAAATATCGGGAAAGTTTGGAAACTGTTCTTCCCGGACAATATTTCAAAATGGCTGAATATCGTTTGAAAACCTTTAGCCCGGAAGTAATTTCTTTATTACAGAAAGAAAACGAATTAGGCAGTACATATAATAAACTAATTGCAAGTGCCCAGATTGACTTTGATGGAAAAACGCTGAATTTGTCTCAACTAGGGCCTTACCAACAATCAACTGATCGAGCAGTTAGAAAAGAAGCCTTTGAAGCAAATTTTGGTTTCTTCAAAGAAAACGAAGAGAAAATTGATGATATTTATGACCAATTAGTAAAAGTTCGTGATCAGATTGCTAAAAAACTAGGCTATAAGGATTTCGTTGAGTTGGGTTATATTCGCATGGAACGTTATGACTATAATCGCGAAATGGTACAAGTCTATCGGAATCAAGTCTTAAATGAAGTTGTTCCGGTAGTTAACAAGTTATATAAACGCCAAGCAAAGCGTATTGGCGTGGATGATTTGCAATATTATGATTTGAGTTTAGAGTTTTTGAATGGAAATGCGAAGCCAAAAGGTGATCCATCTTACATTATGGAAATGGGCAAAAAAATGTATCACGAACTTTCATCAGAAACGGGTCATTTTATCGATTACATGTATGAACATGAGTTGCTTGATTTAGAAACAAAAGAAGGAAAGTCGAGTGGCGGCTATTGTACTTTTATTCCTGAGTATGATTCTCCTTTCATTTTCGCAAACTTTAATGGTACAAGCGGCGATATTGATGTGCTGACGCATGAAGCAGGGCATGCTTTTCAAGTGTTCCAATCACGTTGGATTAAACAGCCTGAATTAGTTTTCCCGACAAGCGAAAGCGCAGAAATCCATTCGATGAGTATGGAATTCTTCACTTATCCTTGGATGGAACTGTTTTTTAAAGAAGAAACAGAAAAATATAAATTCAGTCATTTAGCGGGAGCACTACAATTCTTGCCATACGGCGTGTTAGTGGACCATTTCCAGCATGAAGTATATGAAAAACCTGAAATGACACCAGCGGAAAGAAAAGCTGTATGGCGGAAATTAGAGAAAATGTACAATCCGCATAAAGATTACTCTGAAAGTCCATTCTTAGAACAAGGGACTTTCTGGTTCCGTCAAGGACATATTTTTGATACACCATTTTATTATATCGACTATACATTAGCACAAGTACTTGCTTTCCAATTTTGGAAACGCGCGATTCACGATCAAGACGTGGATGCCTGGTCCGATTATTTAGCAATCTGTGAAGTTGGCGGAACGAAGAGTTTCTTAGAATTAGTGGAACTTGCAAATTTAAAATCGCCATTTGAAGAGGGATCATTAACGGACGTAGTGAAAGCAATTGCTGATGTATTAGAAGCAATTGATGACTCACAGTTATAG
- a CDS encoding ABC transporter ATP-binding protein: protein MIELRNVSKEYGIKKALKDVCLRIHPGEIFGLIGHNGAGKSTAIKSLVSVIEPTEGEIWIDGENLVENRLAIKKKIGYVPDSPDMFLRLTAFEYWNFISVAYEIPEDEKRTRLRELTDLFDMTEHQSEVIDSFSHGMRQKTFIIGALLPNPEIWILDEPMTGLDPQASFDLKELMKKHAEAGNIVLFSTHVLEVAQQLCDHIAILKKGELLYDGTIEELLLENKNESLEETYLKLAGRNRSKQQEGTAFDTPLEERGV, encoded by the coding sequence ATGATTGAGCTTAGAAATGTTTCAAAAGAATATGGAATAAAAAAAGCATTAAAAGATGTTTGTTTGAGAATCCACCCAGGCGAAATTTTTGGTTTAATCGGACATAATGGTGCGGGAAAATCGACTGCTATCAAGTCTTTAGTTAGTGTGATTGAACCAACTGAGGGCGAGATTTGGATTGATGGAGAGAACTTGGTTGAGAATCGATTAGCGATTAAGAAGAAGATAGGATATGTACCTGATTCTCCGGATATGTTTTTACGCCTGACTGCATTTGAATATTGGAATTTTATTTCAGTAGCTTACGAAATTCCTGAAGATGAAAAAAGAACACGCTTGAGGGAATTAACAGATCTTTTTGACATGACTGAACACCAATCGGAAGTAATCGATTCCTTTTCACATGGGATGCGTCAGAAAACTTTTATTATTGGTGCTTTATTACCAAATCCTGAAATCTGGATTTTAGATGAACCAATGACAGGGCTTGATCCCCAAGCTTCTTTTGATTTAAAGGAATTGATGAAGAAGCATGCAGAGGCAGGAAATATTGTTTTATTTTCCACACATGTATTAGAAGTAGCCCAACAATTGTGTGACCACATTGCCATTTTAAAGAAAGGCGAGTTACTCTATGATGGCACAATAGAAGAGCTGTTGTTGGAAAATAAAAATGAATCATTGGAAGAGACTTATCTAAAATTAGCAGGCCGAAATAGAAGCAAACAACAGGAAGGAACTGCATTTGACACTCCTCTAGAAGAAAGGGGAGTATAA
- a CDS encoding MATE family efflux transporter, whose product MSSDSDIKRKKFKFKKPVYNDIMNIAWPVLIELVLSSVFGMIDMMMLGNIPDAGYAASAVASVGVTNQPLLLGLAVVQALNVGGTAIVARYYGAGKKHKMENVTKHVMIISMVFAVPIALFGFLFAEQIMAFMGAEAATIEIGKNYFRVICISYLFQSYNFGITGALRGIGETKVPMGINIRTNFLNVLGNAILIYGLLGLPKLGIVGAAISTAFANFVASVLMTRYLMSGKSELDFSFKNKFNFSKRTIGNLIRIGFPSAIEQLVMRVGIIMFVQVVSGLGTVIFAAHQIGMNILSLTFVIGQAFGISASSLVGKSLGAESPDDAEKYAHHSSLLGSWAGFGLGVALFFGAEFLVSLYSRDPAIVESASSALRMVAIIQPFQANQLIVAGSLRGAGDTRFPLISTFIGVLGIRVVLANVFIRVFALGLTGAWLAIIIDQFVRWVLIQFRFRSGKWKNIEFV is encoded by the coding sequence ATGTCTAGTGATAGCGATATAAAAAGGAAAAAGTTTAAGTTCAAGAAACCCGTATACAACGATATTATGAATATCGCTTGGCCGGTGTTGATTGAGCTTGTTTTGAGTTCTGTTTTTGGAATGATCGATATGATGATGCTGGGAAATATTCCGGACGCAGGATATGCTGCTTCAGCTGTTGCCTCAGTTGGAGTAACCAACCAGCCCTTATTACTTGGCTTAGCGGTGGTACAAGCATTAAATGTAGGAGGAACAGCAATTGTTGCTCGTTATTATGGTGCTGGAAAAAAACACAAGATGGAAAATGTAACCAAGCATGTTATGATTATCAGCATGGTTTTTGCTGTTCCGATTGCTTTGTTTGGTTTTCTCTTTGCTGAGCAAATCATGGCATTTATGGGAGCAGAAGCGGCAACCATTGAAATAGGGAAAAATTATTTCCGTGTGATTTGTATTAGTTATTTATTTCAATCCTACAACTTTGGGATAACGGGTGCGCTTCGCGGGATAGGCGAGACAAAAGTACCAATGGGAATTAATATTCGTACGAACTTTTTAAATGTGTTAGGAAATGCCATTCTAATTTATGGACTACTAGGTCTACCAAAACTGGGAATCGTCGGAGCAGCGATCTCTACAGCATTTGCTAACTTTGTTGCAAGTGTGTTGATGACCCGGTATCTAATGTCAGGAAAAAGTGAACTTGATTTCTCATTTAAAAATAAATTTAATTTTTCAAAAAGGACAATCGGTAACTTAATTCGGATCGGATTTCCATCTGCTATCGAACAGTTAGTCATGCGTGTCGGGATTATCATGTTTGTTCAAGTTGTTTCTGGGTTGGGTACCGTAATTTTCGCGGCTCATCAAATCGGTATGAATATACTATCGCTTACCTTTGTTATTGGGCAAGCGTTTGGGATATCAGCCTCTTCATTGGTAGGGAAATCACTTGGAGCGGAAAGTCCAGATGATGCAGAAAAGTACGCACATCATTCTTCCTTGTTAGGAAGCTGGGCAGGCTTCGGCCTGGGAGTTGCTTTATTTTTTGGAGCTGAATTCCTCGTGAGCTTGTATTCCCGAGATCCAGCGATTGTAGAAAGTGCTTCATCTGCTTTGCGGATGGTAGCGATTATTCAACCGTTTCAAGCAAATCAATTGATTGTAGCAGGTTCGCTTCGAGGGGCTGGCGATACACGTTTCCCGCTTATCTCTACTTTTATAGGCGTATTAGGAATTCGAGTGGTGCTTGCCAACGTATTTATACGAGTTTTTGCACTAGGCCTTACAGGAGCATGGCTGGCAATCATCATTGATCAATTTGTCCGTTGGGTACTCATCCAATTCCGTTTCCGCTCAGGGAAATGGAAAAACATAGAATTTGTCTGA
- a CDS encoding SixA phosphatase family protein has product MIGELILVRHGKAESKLLDKSDFDRTLTEEGKREFETFMKKVVPLLEPKKQLEVWTSPLIRAKETADVFKEALGIAEMKEKDFLGNGDLEGLLQELEKQDSQFVIACVGHEPAMSAWTKELTGQSTPFPKGGVVNIRFEEDKEKGRLDWKLFPN; this is encoded by the coding sequence ATGATTGGAGAATTAATACTAGTCCGACACGGAAAAGCTGAAAGTAAGTTGCTAGACAAGTCGGATTTTGATCGCACGTTGACTGAAGAAGGTAAGCGGGAATTTGAAACCTTCATGAAGAAAGTCGTTCCATTGCTCGAGCCGAAAAAACAGTTGGAAGTTTGGACCAGCCCGTTAATTCGGGCAAAAGAAACAGCAGATGTTTTTAAGGAAGCATTAGGAATTGCAGAAATGAAAGAAAAAGACTTTTTGGGAAATGGCGATTTAGAAGGATTACTTCAAGAGTTAGAAAAACAAGATTCTCAGTTCGTAATTGCGTGTGTAGGTCATGAACCGGCTATGAGTGCTTGGACAAAAGAACTTACTGGTCAAAGTACGCCGTTTCCTAAAGGTGGCGTTGTGAACATCCGTTTTGAAGAAGACAAAGAAAAAGGCAGACTTGATTGGAAATTATTTCCCAATTAG
- the ftsH gene encoding ATP-dependent zinc metalloprotease FtsH has product MPDKDKKTDKKLNFPFSNQPNNRKPWIYYFLVIFSFLTIWNTLLYPTIEKRQVEEVPYSEFLEKVDDGKVSEAKIEANQIVFVATDESNARQVYNTGTINDPDLIIRLEDNNVVFARDIPVEASPILSFLISWILPLLAFWALGSFLSRQMMKRMGGGVGGSGGALSFGKSNAKVYVKAGDSKTFDDVAGQDEAKEALSEIVDYLHQPKKYQAIGAKNPKGVLLVGPPGTGKTLLAQAVAGEGNVPFFSISGSEFVEMFVGRGAAKVRDLFKEANEKAPCIVFIDEIDTIGKKRDGAGFSGNDEREQTLNQLLAEMDGFEENKGVVILAATNRPESLDAALLRPGRFDRRVPVELPDLAGREAILKVHAKKYILANDIDFNTIARATSGASGAEIANIINEAALRAVREGRSKVSQMDLEESVETVIAGYQRKGAVISPKEKEIVSYHEIGHALVAAKQIDSAPVHKITIIPRTSGALGYTMQIEEDEKSLISKEELYNKLVTLAGGRVAEEIIFGSKSTGASNDIEQMTKIARAMITRYGMSDTFGMMQIETQTNQYLGGDTTMNVSAGTAERVDQEVMDLLRSAHQKADKILSENLDKLHELSHQLLVKETITGHEFMEILNT; this is encoded by the coding sequence ATGCCCGATAAAGATAAAAAAACTGATAAAAAACTGAATTTCCCATTTTCCAACCAACCAAATAATCGTAAGCCATGGATTTACTATTTTCTAGTTATCTTTTCATTTTTAACAATTTGGAACACACTTCTGTATCCTACGATTGAAAAGCGTCAAGTTGAAGAAGTTCCTTATAGTGAGTTTCTTGAAAAAGTAGATGATGGCAAAGTAAGTGAAGCAAAGATTGAAGCAAACCAGATTGTGTTCGTTGCAACGGATGAGTCTAACGCAAGACAAGTCTACAATACTGGAACAATTAATGATCCAGATTTAATAATTCGCTTAGAAGATAATAACGTCGTGTTCGCTCGGGATATCCCCGTTGAAGCTTCCCCTATTTTATCATTTCTGATTTCTTGGATTTTACCACTTCTCGCTTTTTGGGCGCTAGGTTCCTTCCTTTCTAGACAAATGATGAAACGAATGGGTGGAGGCGTAGGCGGTTCGGGAGGTGCTTTGTCTTTTGGAAAGTCAAATGCAAAAGTGTATGTGAAAGCTGGAGATTCGAAAACATTTGACGATGTCGCTGGACAAGATGAAGCAAAAGAAGCCTTGAGTGAAATTGTTGATTACTTGCATCAGCCTAAAAAATACCAAGCAATCGGGGCGAAAAATCCAAAAGGCGTTCTTTTAGTCGGACCTCCGGGAACTGGTAAAACCTTGCTGGCTCAAGCTGTTGCTGGAGAAGGAAATGTTCCTTTCTTTAGTATTTCTGGTTCCGAGTTCGTCGAAATGTTTGTCGGTCGTGGTGCAGCCAAAGTACGTGATTTATTTAAAGAAGCAAATGAAAAAGCACCTTGTATCGTCTTCATTGATGAGATTGATACCATCGGTAAAAAACGTGATGGCGCTGGATTTAGCGGAAACGATGAACGTGAACAAACCCTGAATCAATTGCTGGCTGAAATGGATGGTTTTGAAGAAAATAAAGGGGTGGTCATTCTTGCTGCCACAAACCGCCCTGAGTCATTGGATGCTGCTCTTTTAAGGCCTGGTCGTTTTGATAGACGTGTACCTGTAGAGCTGCCTGACTTAGCAGGTCGTGAAGCAATCTTAAAGGTTCATGCAAAAAAATATATTCTAGCTAATGACATTGATTTCAATACCATTGCCCGTGCAACAAGTGGTGCGTCTGGTGCAGAAATCGCAAACATCATCAATGAAGCTGCTTTACGTGCCGTTCGTGAAGGACGCAGCAAAGTAAGTCAAATGGATTTAGAAGAATCTGTAGAAACGGTTATCGCCGGCTACCAAAGAAAAGGCGCTGTAATCTCACCAAAAGAGAAAGAAATCGTCTCCTATCATGAAATTGGACATGCCTTAGTTGCTGCAAAACAAATTGATTCAGCTCCTGTCCACAAAATTACAATCATCCCGCGAACTTCTGGTGCATTGGGATACACGATGCAAATCGAAGAAGATGAAAAAAGCCTGATTAGTAAAGAAGAACTATATAATAAATTAGTTACACTGGCAGGAGGACGTGTTGCGGAAGAAATTATTTTTGGCAGCAAATCTACCGGTGCTTCCAATGACATCGAACAAATGACAAAAATTGCCCGCGCTATGATTACAAGATATGGGATGAGTGATACATTTGGTATGATGCAAATTGAGACTCAAACAAATCAATACTTAGGCGGCGATACCACCATGAACGTTTCTGCTGGAACAGCAGAACGCGTTGATCAAGAGGTAATGGACTTACTGCGTTCTGCTCATCAAAAAGCAGACAAGATCCTGAGTGAAAATCTAGACAAATTACACGAACTTTCACACCAGCTACTTGTAAAAGAAACGATTACAGGTCATGAATTCATGGAAATCTTGAATACCTAA
- a CDS encoding MarR family winged helix-turn-helix transcriptional regulator: MTNEELCRNLWQLLKSIHEAKEWVFSPFSREFGITPLQLQALIEIHANHEMALNQLASALDMNSGNTSTMCKKLEQEGFVIRQRREDDERYISLFLTDKGNSTLTILDERLEKNYQPIFSEIKEETLLDFHKGVKALQQIVELIDAQKRED; encoded by the coding sequence GTGACAAATGAGGAACTATGCAGAAATCTTTGGCAATTGTTGAAATCAATTCATGAAGCAAAAGAATGGGTTTTTTCCCCCTTTTCTAGAGAATTTGGTATCACCCCATTGCAACTTCAAGCTTTAATTGAGATTCATGCCAACCACGAGATGGCTCTCAATCAGCTTGCCTCTGCTTTGGACATGAACAGCGGTAACACCTCCACAATGTGCAAAAAATTGGAACAAGAAGGTTTTGTTATTCGTCAAAGAAGAGAAGATGATGAACGTTATATTTCATTATTTCTAACTGATAAAGGTAATTCAACTTTAACGATTCTTGATGAACGTTTAGAAAAAAACTACCAACCCATTTTTAGCGAAATTAAAGAGGAAACCTTATTAGATTTTCATAAAGGAGTAAAAGCTTTACAACAAATAGTTGAGCTGATTGATGCTCAAAAAAGAGAGGATTAA
- the abc-f gene encoding ribosomal protection-like ABC-F family protein, producing the protein MENLTLEIKNMALSFGNKAILSIEHAAAYQNERIGIVGRNGQGKTTLLNLIAGSIEPDYGDVKQKVTFNYFKQIEEFREVSANDELDAEMMSRMGVPQNTDQSLSGGEETKLRLTRILSNYQMGLLMDEPTTHLDEKSIQFLIDELEYYYGTMIIVSHDRYFLDQLVSKIWEVDNGQLTEYTGNYSDYIEQKEQQKLEANREAEKIAKEKNRLEQAVEQKKKQAAKMNTVSAKNKKRNIKPDRLSSSKQKDTVQKAVQKSAKALESRIKQLGDVELEGDLKPISFPTSEELEMHNRFPIRGESVTLEAGDKRLLEKVDFQFPLGKRIAITGDNGSGKSTLLKYILNHGEGIILSPKVVFQTYQQMDYKFSQENSVLDYLLKQTEYPENTVRAILNNLGFTQTEISKPLAALSGGEATRIAMAVLFVKPSNVLVLDEPTNFIDIQTIEALEGFIQSYPGTVLFTSHDKYFTEKTANQIWKIENKKLVLKKGDLLY; encoded by the coding sequence ATGGAAAATTTAACACTAGAAATAAAAAATATGGCGTTGTCATTTGGAAATAAGGCCATCTTGTCGATTGAGCATGCTGCTGCTTATCAAAATGAGCGGATTGGGATCGTCGGGAGAAATGGCCAGGGGAAAACAACTCTCTTAAATTTAATTGCCGGCAGTATTGAACCAGACTATGGAGACGTAAAGCAAAAAGTAACTTTTAATTACTTTAAGCAGATAGAAGAATTTAGGGAAGTCAGTGCTAACGACGAGTTGGATGCTGAAATGATGAGCAGGATGGGAGTGCCACAAAATACGGATCAATCTTTAAGCGGCGGAGAAGAGACCAAATTACGTTTGACCAGAATCTTGTCGAACTATCAAATGGGTCTATTAATGGACGAACCAACCACGCACCTAGATGAGAAGAGTATCCAATTTTTGATTGATGAATTGGAGTACTATTATGGAACCATGATTATCGTCAGCCATGATCGTTATTTTCTAGATCAACTTGTCAGCAAAATTTGGGAAGTGGATAACGGACAATTAACAGAATATACAGGCAATTACAGTGACTACATTGAACAAAAAGAACAGCAGAAGTTGGAAGCGAACCGTGAAGCTGAAAAAATTGCCAAAGAAAAAAACCGCTTGGAACAAGCAGTTGAACAGAAGAAAAAACAAGCAGCTAAAATGAATACTGTTAGTGCTAAAAATAAAAAACGGAATATAAAACCAGACCGTCTTTCATCGTCCAAACAAAAAGATACTGTTCAAAAGGCGGTTCAAAAATCCGCTAAAGCTTTGGAAAGTAGAATCAAGCAACTTGGAGATGTTGAGTTAGAAGGGGATTTAAAGCCTATTTCTTTTCCCACAAGTGAGGAGTTAGAAATGCATAATCGGTTTCCGATTAGAGGTGAATCAGTGACTTTGGAAGCAGGCGATAAACGGTTGCTAGAAAAAGTTGACTTTCAATTTCCACTGGGGAAAAGAATTGCAATTACGGGAGACAATGGCTCAGGAAAATCAACGCTATTGAAATATATTTTGAATCATGGAGAGGGAATCATTTTATCTCCAAAGGTTGTTTTTCAAACGTACCAACAGATGGATTATAAATTTTCTCAAGAGAATTCTGTTTTAGATTATCTTTTGAAGCAAACGGAATATCCTGAAAATACTGTACGAGCAATTTTAAACAATTTAGGCTTCACGCAAACAGAAATCAGCAAGCCGCTTGCTGCCTTGAGCGGTGGGGAAGCTACCCGAATTGCGATGGCGGTTCTATTTGTAAAGCCATCCAATGTGCTGGTATTAGATGAGCCGACAAACTTCATTGATATTCAAACGATTGAAGCGCTAGAAGGGTTCATTCAAAGTTATCCGGGAACAGTTCTGTTTACATCGCATGATAAATATTTTACAGAAAAAACTGCCAATCAAATTTGGAAGATAGAAAATAAAAAGTTAGTTTTGAAAAAAGGAGACTTGCTGTATTAA
- a CDS encoding YbaN family protein, whose amino-acid sequence MKKILFITIGSLSLGLGSIGVVLPVLPTTPFLLLSAYCFARGSQRFEIWLKGTKLYQHYVADYMETKTIPKKRKRKILLNIYLLMGLSIYLVPFSIMKFLLSLLTIFITVYLFWFIPDTVD is encoded by the coding sequence ATGAAAAAAATCTTATTTATCACTATCGGTTCACTCTCTCTTGGATTAGGTTCAATTGGTGTAGTGCTCCCGGTATTGCCGACCACCCCTTTTCTACTACTTAGTGCTTATTGTTTTGCTCGAGGATCACAGCGTTTTGAAATTTGGCTAAAAGGAACAAAACTTTATCAACACTACGTTGCCGATTATATGGAAACCAAAACGATTCCCAAAAAAAGAAAAAGGAAAATCCTTCTCAACATTTACTTGCTGATGGGACTTTCCATTTATCTCGTTCCTTTCTCTATTATGAAATTTTTGCTAAGTTTATTAACTATTTTTATTACCGTCTATTTATTTTGGTTTATTCCTGACACTGTCGATTAA
- a CDS encoding methylated-DNA--[protein]-cysteine S-methyltransferase, which yields MYYQIIDTTIGPYFISDSGEGISYVEHVKDLENLSPIIATMEEKSTPLLEKASQQLKEYFEGTRKEFDLPLDTNGTPFQEKVWQALRNIPYGEVRSYKDIAVAIGNPKAVRAVGGANNRNPVSIITPCHRVIGIRGALTGYGGGIDVKEKLLRLEGVKTITS from the coding sequence ATGTACTATCAAATTATAGACACAACCATCGGTCCCTACTTTATTTCTGACAGTGGAGAAGGAATTTCTTATGTTGAACATGTGAAAGACTTAGAAAATCTTTCTCCAATAATAGCAACAATGGAGGAAAAATCAACCCCATTACTAGAAAAAGCAAGCCAACAATTAAAAGAATACTTTGAAGGAACACGTAAAGAATTTGACCTGCCTCTTGATACAAACGGCACTCCATTTCAAGAAAAAGTCTGGCAAGCCTTGAGAAATATACCTTACGGTGAAGTACGTTCTTACAAAGATATCGCTGTTGCAATCGGAAATCCAAAAGCAGTCCGGGCAGTTGGCGGAGCAAATAATCGTAATCCCGTCTCTATCATAACTCCTTGTCACCGAGTGATTGGCATTCGCGGCGCTCTGACTGGTTACGGTGGAGGGATTGACGTAAAAGAGAAACTGCTGCGATTAGAAGGTGTGAAAACAATCACAAGTTAA